A genomic region of Zea mays cultivar B73 chromosome 6, Zm-B73-REFERENCE-NAM-5.0, whole genome shotgun sequence contains the following coding sequences:
- the LOC103631522 gene encoding protein FAR1-RELATED SEQUENCE 5, with amino-acid sequence MADEASLEPTLVPDEASLAIGPIGQGDENTFDEATRIEVDEKELQPVVIPEVGITFESEEDAYEMYNIYAGKVEFSVRRSDTKRRADKTIYSKLLVCSKRGFGTTRTGCNASIQFGVSREGVWTVQKIVPEHNHYLASPNKACKLRSQRRVIEAYRLLIAQIREAGMKPSQVYEFMKQFYGGAENIPFSRMDCNNEIGRERKKYLESNDAQTLLEYLKNKQIEDPAFFYAIQIDKPTGRITNFFWADGQSIMDYECFGDAISFDTTFQTNKFEMPFAPILGTNHHKQTIIF; translated from the exons ATGGCAGATGAAGCATCGTTAGAGCCAACACTAGTGCCAGATGAAGCATCGTTGGCTATTGGTCCAATTGGTCAAGGGGATGAAAACACATTCGATGAAGCAACAAGGATTGAG GTTGATGAAAAAGAATTGCAGCCTGTTGTTATACCTGAAGTTGGAATAACGTTTGAGTCCGAGGAAGATGCTTATGAGATGTATAATATCTATGCTGGTAAGGTTGAATTCAGTGTTAGAAGGAGCGATACAAAGCGTCGAGCAGATAAGACCATATATTCAAAACTCCTTGTTTGTAGCAAACGAGGATTTGGTACTACAAGGACAGGTTGTAATGCTAGCATTCAGTTTGGTGTCAGCAGAGAAGGGGTTTGGACAGTCCAAAAGATTGTACCCGAGCACAACCATTATCTAGCTAGTCCAAATAAGGCGTGCAAGCTAAGATCTCAACGACGTGTTATAGAAGCATACAGACTACTAATTGCTCAAATACGGGAAGCCGGGATGAAACCATCACAAGTGTATGAATTCATGAAGCAATTTTATggtggtgctgaaaatattccatTCTCAAGGATGGATTGCAATAATGAGATTGGTCGAGAGCGAAAGAAATATTTAGAATCTAATGATGCGCAGACTCTGttggaatacttgaagaacaagcaAATTGAGGATCCTGCATTTTTTTATGCTATTCAAATAGATAAGCCAACTGGCCGTATAACTAATTTCTTTTGGGCTGATGGTCAGTCTATCATGGATTACGAATGTTTTGGTGATGCTATATCATTTGACACCACATTTCAGACAAATAAGTTTGAAATGCCTTTTGCTCCAATTCTTGGAACCAACCATCACAAGCAAACAATTATTTTTTGA